From the genome of Cryptococcus tetragattii IND107 chromosome 8, whole genome shotgun sequence, one region includes:
- a CDS encoding 40S ribosomal protein eS7: MASINSKILRSANAPQTAPSEIEQQIAQALIDLEANVPELKAELRQLAFSSAKEVDVKGGKKAVVIFVPVPMVKAFHKVQQRLTRELEKKLSDKFIVFLSQRRVLPKQSRSTVSAQKQKRPRSRTLTAVHEKILEELVFPSEIVGKRTRVAQDGSKLIRVYLDSKDQNNLEYKLDTFSSVYRNLAGKDVVFEFPVVAQE, translated from the exons ATGGCCAGCATCAACTCCAAGATCTTGCGCTCCGCCAATGCTCCCCAGACTGCCCCCTCTGAGATCGAGCAGCAGATCGCTCAGGCCCTCATTGACCTCGAGGCCAACGTCCCCGAGCTCAAGGCTGAGCTCCGACAGcttgccttctcctccgccaAGGAGGTTGACGTCAAGGGCGGCAAGAAGGCGGTCGTGATCTTTGTGCCTGTGCCCATGGTCAAGGCCTTCCACAAGGTTCAGCAGAG GCTTACCCGAgagctcgagaagaagctctccGACAAgttcatcgtcttcctttCCCAGCGACGAGTCCTCCCCAAGCAGTCTCGATCCACCGTCTCCGcccagaagcagaagcgaCCCCGATCCCGAACTCTTACCGCCGTCCACGAGAAGATTCTCGAAGAGCTCGTCTTCCCCTCTGAGATTGTTGGCAAGAGGACCAGGGTTGCTCAGGACGGTTCTAAGTTGATCCGAGT CTACCTTGACTCTAAGGACCAGAACAACCTCGAGTACAAGCTCGacaccttctcttctgtcTACCGAAACCTCGCCGGCAAGGACGTCGTTTTCGA GTTCCCCGTCGTTGCTCAGGAGTAG
- a CDS encoding polyadenylate-binding protein, cytoplasmic and nuclear: MSAETATSPAPVAETPAAPASTQTTPAEGAPAPAPAAAAPGGNTVSASLYVGELDPSVTEAMLFEIFNMIGPVASIRVCRDAVTRRSLGYAYVNYLNAADGERALEHLNYSLIKGQSCRIMWSQRDPALRKTGQGNIFIKNLDQSIDNKALHDTFAAFGDILSCKVGTDENGKSRGFAFVHYSTGEAADAAIKAVNGMLLNDKKVYVGHHVGKKERLSKVEELRAQFTNVYIKNVDLEVTDAEFEDLVKPFGPTVSVALSRDEQGVSKGFGFVNYENHESAKKAVDELNEKEINGKKLYAGRAQTKSEREAELKKSHEEKRIENEAKSAGVNLYIKNLDDEWDDDRLRAEFEAFGTITSSKVMRDDGGVSRGFGFVCYSSPDEATKAVSEMNGKMIGTKPLYVALAQRKDVRRQALESQIAQRAQQRMQYGAGFPGMQGYMGQPMYGYPPMPGYGQPMPGMPPVRGPMMGYPGAPQNMMQSRPRFNPNGQPLPGGVPAYGMPPQVPYPGAPGYPVRPGGARIPAAPNANGPRNGGPSPVGAPQGLPAGSIPRGGQMPARPHEQAAPAPQAGRLDAQSLARAAPAEQKQMLGEALYPLIHETQPELAGKITGMLLEMDNAELLHLVESQPALQEKVDEALRVLAEWGKDEKPAAADGAEEPKKEDEETKEEEKKE, translated from the exons ATGTCCGCCGAAACCGCCACCTCCCCTGCTCCTGTTGCTGAGACCCCCGCGGCTCCTGCTTCCACCCAGACCACTCCCGCCGAGGGCGCTCCTGCACCTGCCcctgccgctgctgcccCCGGTGGTAACACCGTTTCCGCCTCCCTCTATGTTGGTGAGCTCGACCCCAGCGTTACCGAGGCTATGCTCTTCGAGATCTTCAACATGATCGGTCCTGTTGCTTC TATCCGTGTTTGCCGTGACGCCGTCACTCGACGATCTCTCGGTTACGCCTATGTCAACTACCTCAACGCCGCCGACGGCGAGAGGGCTCTCGAGCACCTCAACTACTCTCTCATCAAGGGTCAGTCTTGCCGAATCATGTGGTCTCAGCGCGACCCCGCCTTGAGGAAGACTGGCCAGGgaaacatcttcatcaagaaCCTCGACCAGAGCATTGACAACAAGGCACTCCACGACACCTTTGCCGCTTTCGGTGACATTCTTTCTTGCAAGGTCGGCACCGACGAGAATGGCAAGAGCCGAGGCTTCGC CTTTGTCCACTACTCTACTGGTGAGGCCGCTGACGCTGCCATCAAGGCCGTCAACGGTATGCTTTTGAACGACAAGAAGGTTTACGTCGGTCACCACGTCGGCAAGAAGGAGCGTCTCTCCAAGGTCGAGGAGTTGCGTGCCCAGTTCACCAACGTCTACATCAAGAACGTTGACCTCGAGGTCACTGACGCCGAATTCGAGGACTTGGTCAAGCCCTTCGGTCCCACCGTCTCTGTTGCTCTTTCCAGGGACGAGCAGGGCGTCTCCAAGGGTTTCGGTTTCGTCAACTACGAGAACCACGAGTCCGCCAAGAAGGCTGTTGACGAGCTcaacgagaaggagatcAATGGCAAGAAGCTCTACGCTGGTAGGGCTCAGACCAAGTCTGAGCGTGAGGCTGAACTTAAGAAGAGCcacgaggagaagaggatcgAAAACGAGGCCAAGAGTGCTGGTGTCAACCTTTACATCAAGAACCTTGATG ACGAGTGGGATGATGACCGTCTCCGTGCTGAGTTTGAGGCTTTCGGTACCATCACTTCCTCCAAGGTTATGAGGGACGACGGTGGTGTCTCTAGGGGCTTTGGTTTCGTCTGCTACTCTTCCCCCGATGAGGCCACCAAGGCTGTCTCTGAGATGAACGGCAAGATGATCGGCACCAAGCCCCTTTACGTCGCTCTTGCTCAGCGAAAGGACGTTCGTCGACAGGCCCTCGAGTCCCAGATTGCCCAACGAGCTCAGCAAAGAATGCAGTACGGTGCTGGTTTCCCCGGCATGCAGGGTTACATGGGCCAGCCCATGTACGGCTACCCTCCCATGCCCGGATACGGTCAGCCCATGCCTGGTATGCCCCCTGTCCGTGGCCCTATGATGGGCTACCCCGGTGCCCCCCAGAACATGATGCAGTCCCGACCCCGATTCAACCCCAACGGCCAGCCCTTGCCCGGTGGTGTTCCCGCCTACGGTATGCCTCCTCAGGTTCCTTACCCCGGTGCTCCCGGTTACCCTGTCCGACCCGGTGGTGCCCGAATCCCTGCTGCCCCCAACGCCAACGGTCCCCGTAACGGTGGCCCCAGCCCCGTCGGTGCTCCCCAGGGTCTCCCCGCTGGTTCCATCCCTCGAGGTGGCCAGATGCCCGCTCGACCCCACGAGCAGGCCGCGCCTGCCCCTCAGGCTGGCCGACTTGATGCCCAGTCTTTGGCCAGGGCTGCTCCTGCCgagcagaagcagatgcTCGGTGAGGCCCTTTACCCCTTGATCCACGAGACTCAGCCCGAGCTTGCCGGTAAGATCACTGGTATGCTCCTCGAGATGGACAACGCCgagcttctccacctcgtcGAGTCTCAGCCCGCTCTCCAGGAGAAGGTTGACGAGGCCCTCCGAGTTCTCGCCGAGTGGGGCAAGGACGAGAAGcccgctgctgctgacGGTGCTGAGGAGCCTaagaaggaggacgaggagaccaaggaggaggagaagaaggagtaa
- a CDS encoding thiamine pyrophosphokinase: MPAQPVRTWTCEELLRGHATKKYALIIVNQPIRRDLLERAWQAVDIRLCADGGANRLFDVDHEKRYLPDLIKGDLDSIRPDVQAHYASLNVLIKQDKDVYATDLMKCIQEVPDDHALVLLGGLSGRVDQTVHTMSMLHKLEREIYVLDKQSMAWVLRPGQHEIQIDHSTMGQTCGILPVGIDSAHVKTKGLQWDVDWDTSLDGNLSTSNHLLPEEPVVWIETSKPILWTVEIR, from the exons ATGCCAGCACAGCCCGTCAGAACATGGACCTGCGAAGAGCTCCTCAGGGGGCACGCAACAAAGAAATAcgccctcatcatcgtaaACCAGCCCATCCGTAGAGACCTCCTCGAGCGAGCATGGCAGGCCGTAGATATAAGGCTTTGTGCAGACGGAGGAGCGAACAGGCTCTTTGACGTGGACCACGAGAAGAG ATATCTTCCCGACCTTATCAAAGGCGACCTCGACTCCATCCGTCCCGACGTTCAAGCCCACTACGCCTCTCTCAATGTACTGATCAAACAAGACAAGGACGTGTACGCTACCGATCTCATGAAATGTATCCAAGAAGTGCCTGACGACCATGCACTCGTCCTACTTGGCGGACTGAGTGGACGGGTGGACCAGACTGTCCATACAATGTCCATGCTGCACAAGTTGGAGAGGGAAATTTATGTTTTGGATAAACAGTCCATGGCTTGGGTGTTGAGGCCT GGTCAACACGAAATCCAAATCGACCACAGTACCATGGGTCAGACGTGCGGAATCTTGCCAGTGGGCATAGATAGCGCTCACGTCAAGACCAAAGGTCTCCAATGGGATGTTG ACTGGGATACGTCTCTAGACGGCAACTTGTCCACATCAAACCATCTACTCCCAGAAGAACCAGTCGTATGGATTGAAACATCAAAGCCTATCCTCTGGACAGTTGAAATAAGATAG
- a CDS encoding V-type proton ATPase subunit B — translation MVHDPRVSDGQLAHINAAAAVRELPYCLRRQRFPSYNEIVQLTLPDGTTRGGQVLELTGQVFEGTSGVDTKATRISFSGSSMKLAVSEDMLGRVFNGSGNPIDNGPKVFAEDYLDINGSPINPYSRIYPEEMIQTGISTIDTMNSIARGQKIPIFSAAGLPHNEIAAQICRQAGLVKRPGATKGVHDGHEDNFSIVFAAMGVNMETARFFKQDFEESGSISNSTLFVNLASDPTIERIITPRLALTTAEYFAYQLERHVLVVMTDMSSYADALREVSAAREEVPGRRGYPGYLYTDLATLYERAGRVEGRNGSITQVPILTMPNDDITHPIPDLTGYITEGQIFVDRQLHNRQIYPPINVLPSLSRLMKSAIGEKLTRKDHGDVSNQLYAKYAVGKDAASMKAVVGEEALSADDKLALEFLDRFEKEFVGQGAYEARTIFESLDIAWELLRIFPKESLNRISPKILAEFYARKPKGTTGSEQPEENKEENLIDA, via the exons ATGGTACACGACCCACGCGTCTCAGACGGCCAACTCGCCCACATCAACGCG GCAGCAGCGGTCCGCGA ACTACCGTACTGTCTCCGCCGTCAACGG TTCCCCTCCTATAACGAAATTGTTCAACTCACTTTACCCGATGGCACTACGCGAGGCGGCCAAGTGCTTGAA CTCACCGGTCAGGTGTTTGAAGGGACTTCTGGTGTAGACACCAAGGCGACTCGAATCTCCTTTTCCGGATCTTCCATGAAGCTGGCTGTCTCTGAGGATATGCTTGGGCGAGTGTTCAACGGTAGCGGTAACCCCATCGATAATGGACCAAAAGTCTTTGCCGAAGATTACCTCGACATCAACG GTTCACCTATCAATCCATACTCTCGAATCTACCCTGAAGAAATGATCCAAACTGGTATCTCTACCATTGACACTATG AACTCTATCGCTCGTGGACAAAAGATTCCCATTTTCTCTGCCGCCGGTCTCCCCCATAATGAA ATTGCCGCCCAAATCTGTCGACAAGCCGGTCTCGTCAAGCGTCCAGGTGCCACCAAGGGTGTCCACGACGGCCACGAGGACAATTTCTCCATCGTCTTCGCGGCTATGGGTGTCAATATGGAAACCGCCCGATTCTTCAAGCAAGACTTTGAGGAAAGTGGAAGTATCTCCAACTCTACCCTATTTGTTAACCTCGCTTCCGACCCTACCATCGAACGTATCATCACCCCTCGTCTCGCTCTTACTACTGCCGAGTACTTTGCTTATCAGCTTGAGAGGCACGTGTTGGTCGTCATGACCGACATGTCGAGTTATGCCGATGCTCTTCGAGAAGTCTCTGCCGCCCGAGAGGAAGTGCCCGGTCGACGAGGTTACCCTGGTTATCTTTATACCGATTTGGCCACCCTTTACGAACGTGCCGGCCGAGTTGAGGGGAGGAACGGTTCCATCACCCAGGTTCCTATCTTGACCATGCCTAACGACG ATATTACCCACCCTATCCCCGATTTGACCGGTTATATCACGGAAGGCCAAATCTTTGTTGACCGTCAACTCCATAACCGTCAGATCTACCCTCCCATCAACGTCCTTCCTTCATTATCCCGTCTGATGAAGAGCGCTATCGGCGAGAAGCTTACCCGCAAGGACCACGGTGACGTGTCCAACCAGCTT TATGCCAAGTATGCCGTTGGTAAGGATGCCGCTTCCATGAAGGCTGTCGTTGGTGAAGAAGCCTTGTCCGCAGACGATAAGCTTGCCCTCGAGTTTTTGGATAGGTTTGAGAAAGAGTTTGTCGGTCAAGGTGCTTATGAGGCTCGAACCATCTTTGAATCACTTGATATTGCTTGGGAGCTTTTGAGAATTTTCCCTAAGGAGTCTCTTAACCGAATCAGCCCCAAG ATTCTCGCCGAATTCTATGCGCGTAAGCCCAAGGGAACTACTGGCTCTGAACAACCCGAAGAgaacaaggaagagaatcTCATAGACGCGTAA